In the genome of Pseudomonadota bacterium, the window GAAGAACGGCGGAGCTATCGTCAACCTGTACGGAACCGCGCAGCTCACCAACGTCACCCTGAGCGGCAACACGGCGGCCGGCGACGTCGGCGCCATGAGCAACGTGACCGGTGCCAGCGCAACGCTCACCCATGTCACGGTTACTCGCAACGCGGCAGGCAAGAAGCACGGAGGCCTGAAAAACAAAGGCAAACAGCTGCAGCTGGTCAACACGATCGTGGCGCAAAACACGGACGATGGCACAGCCCCCGACTGCTTCGGCGCGCCCGCGAGCGGCGGCCACAACCTGATCGGCGACGCGACCGGCTGCGGCTTCACTCCGCTTGGCACCGATATTGTGGGTGTCGTCGATCCCCGCCTGGGACCACTTCAGGATAACGGCGGCCCGACGCACACGCACGCCCTGCTGGATGCCGACGCGCCGTCTCCCGCGAGCCCCGCTGTTGACGCAGCGGGGGACTGCAACCCCCCCACCGCTACCGATGCGCGAGGCCAGCCGCGACCGGCCGACGGCGACGGCGACGGCATGGCGTACTGCGACATCGGGGCCTACGAAAAGCAGCCCAAGAACGACCGCTGCCACGAACGCGATAGGGACGAGCGCAGGGACGAAGACTGGCGCAGGGACGAAGACGAGCGGATCGAGGAAGATCGCTGCGACGACGAGGATCCCCGCAGCGACGAAGGGGAGAAACGCCGAGCGCGACACTAGGCGCCCGGGGTGCACGGGGACATCCACTCCAACTCCCTCCGGTAAGCCACGCCTCTGGAGGTGAGACTCGTCAAGCTTCGAGCGGTCCGTGGTGCTTTTTCCTGCCCCTGCCCTTGCCCGGGAACGTGATGGCCGAGGCGCTCGATGTTGGTCAAGCCTTATCAATGACGAGCGATCGATGAGAGCTCGGGCAGGGGCAAGGCAACAGCCGGCCCGGAGGGCCTTCCTCCCGAACCGGGCCCCTTCAAGGGGCCTTCATCAAACCACCTCCTCAGGAGGTGGTACCTGATTGGGGCACGACGGGCAGGGGCGGCGTTCGTCCCGGTCCGGCCCGTGCTGCTCGTCGCTGTGGTGGTTTCTGTCCCCATGTGATTGCCTCGCCGCTGGGATGTTGCCGCCAGGACACCCACTCCGATGCTCTCTTTTTGACGATCCATTCGACGCGAATCGTCGCGGAAGGTAGGAGGAAATTTGCGCTGCGTACCCATGCGCACAGAAACCTCTTGCACCGTCGACTGGATCTTGCACACTTACATTGTGTAGAGAAAATTCCTTTCTAAACGTGATCTGGCCACGTAATCCCTGAGGTTTTCTGAGCGTCCAGGGCTACGTGAGCGATCAGTCGGAGGGTGCTTCATGGCGAACTCGTTCGAGCGCAGACGGCAAGCTGCGCGCGCAGCCGGGGCGGTACGGAGGCAAATACTGGTTTTGTGTGTAGTCTTCGGCGCCCTGAGCTGCACCTCGCACGGGTCTTCGACCGCCGAGTTGATCGAGACGGTCCGCGCTGCCCTCGAAGGCGGCTCGAGCGTGCCCATCGAGCTTGTCCCGAACGGCTACTACGTGCTTGACGCGGCCAACAATACTGAGAGCCAGGGTCCTTGCAGCGGAGCAAACGGGATGCCGCTCATCGTCGAACCCATCGTGATCCACGGCAATGGTGCGACCATCGAGCGGAATCCGGCAAGCCTCGACGAGTTCCGGATCTTCTCGGTAAGCAGCACGGGCAGCCTGATCCTGAAAGACCTGACCGTGCAGGGCGGACTGCTCAGCGCAGGCGACGGGGCGGGCATCTGCAACCAGGGAACGCTGACACTGCAGCGCAGCACGGTCAGCCACAACAGCGCGGCGGGTGGCGCGGGGATCTTCAATTCGCAAGGTCAACTGAGCCTGGCCGAAACCACGCTGGCTTGGAATCACGCCCTGTTCCAAGCCGGCGCCTTGGGCAATATCGGTGGTGAGCTCAACGTCGTGAACAGCACGATCAGCGAAAACTCGGCCGGGTTCAGCACGGGTGGCATGTGGCTCGATGGATCCGGAACGATCTTACACAGCACCATCACCAAGAACCGGACTGACGGAAGCTTCGGTGGCCTGTATCTTGGGCCTGGATCGGAGGTTGTGACCTCCAGCATCGTTGCCGGCAATATCGCTAGCCGCTGGCCGGACTGTGGAGGCGGATGGCGCGATTCCGGGGGCCACAACCTGGTCGGTGACCCCAAGTGCCCGCTGCGCGGCGGTTTCGACGACATGTTCGGGCTCGACCCGGTCATGGGTCCGCTCGCAGACAACGGCGGGTCGACCTGGACGCATGCACTTCTGCCGAGCAGCCCGGCCATCGACGCGGCCGGCTTGTGCGGGATGGCAACAGACCAGATCGGCACGCCCAGGATCGGTCCCTGCGACATCGGCAGCTACGAGTATCCGGCCGATGTGGACGGAGACGGCATCATCGACGCCATGGACGCCTGCTGGTACTCCGACATGAGTTTCACCGTCGTAGTAGGCGACTGCGACAGCCTGGCCCCTAACCAGCTGCTCAGACACGGCCCGCACACGGGCTGCACGGTCGCCGATCTTGTGGCCAAGGCGCTTGCGAGCGGTCGCGACGACGCGGTCGAAACGCTGCTCGAGCACCTCTCCGAGCAGCTGGGCCTGCTCAGCGACGGCCAGGCCGAAGCCATCGAGGACTGCACCGAGCCCGATGGAGACTACCGCATCGAAGAAGACTGGCGCCGGTGACGCCCAAGCCCCACCACGCCGGCGACCACCCCCGACAGCCCCCGGTCCGGCGCCGACCTGACCCGGGTTGGGGCGACCCGGGCTGACCCGCGACCTCCCCGCCGCCGACCTGACCCGGGTTGGGGCGACCCGGGCTGACCCGGGCTGACCCGACCTGACCCGGGTTCGGTCCGGCGCCGCCGACCCGACCCGACCTGACCCGGGTTGGGGCGACCCGGGCTGACCCGGGTTGGGGCTCAGGCCACCCAGGTTCGCGCTGCCCTTGGACCCAGGGAATCAATGTCGCCAGTGGTAACCGACCTCCTTGTGGAGACACATCGCGGCTGGCTGCCGCGGATCGTCACATCCGAGCGCGGCGGCGAGTTTGCGAGCGCGGAACTAGGCGTCATGCTATATATCATGTCATGAGTCGCAAGCAGGCTTCTCGTGCCAGCGTAGGGCGCTACCGCGAGCGCATGAAGCGCGCCGGCCTGCGCCTGGTCCAGCTCTGGGTCCCCGACACGCGCGCGCGGGGGTTTGCAGGCGAGTGCCGCCGGCAGAGTAGGATCGCGGCCCAGGCTCACCAAGCCGAGCATGAGGTCCTCGACTGGATCGAAGCGCAGCAACCAGCCGAAGACTGGACCGCATGACACGCGGTGACCTGGTCGTGGTCGCTGTCCCCGGAGACTACGGCAAGCCGCGACCCGCCCTGGTCGTGCAGTCGGATCTGTTCAATGAAACACACGCCAGCGTCACGGTCCTGCCGGTGACCAGCGCGATCATCGACGCTCCGTTGTTTCGCATCACGGTGGAGCCCGAGCCTGGCACGGGACTGC includes:
- a CDS encoding type II toxin-antitoxin system PemK/MazF family toxin; translation: MTRGDLVVVAVPGDYGKPRPALVVQSDLFNETHASVTVLPVTSAIIDAPLFRITVEPEPGTGLRRVSQIMVDKVTTVRRERIGEPIGRLQDAAMTRVSRAIALWLGIAG
- a CDS encoding antitoxin MazE family protein — translated: MSRKQASRASVGRYRERMKRAGLRLVQLWVPDTRARGFAGECRRQSRIAAQAHQAEHEVLDWIEAQQPAEDWTA